A single window of Hyla sarda isolate aHylSar1 chromosome 2, aHylSar1.hap1, whole genome shotgun sequence DNA harbors:
- the USF3 gene encoding basic helix-loop-helix domain-containing protein USF3, translated as MPEMTQNASPTKSKHRKKNRESHNEVERHRKKKINSGINRIGDLIPCSPALKQSKNMILEQAFKYITELKRQNDELLLNGGNKEQATEIKKLRRELAEIQKENARYIELLKSNDICLYDDPTLNWKGNAKNSKASLIAPADQAPKLPLCLNSNQLGSSNQGTTMHGITFNIGHNLQKQTANVVPVQRACNLVTPITIAGVYPLDKTLQQNSAMSTTAGHVESSLPVTTTQSTVNLILSKGTEAVHTPSSSASSLPLMTSTVGTMTYSSQEGNGAKCSIGQIVDTVPKTVVSISSSLPSQVSQANVPGINVQASSDAHENTSGAQQCVEFGKVVERESLPIVDIGSSLGIAMNLREINSSVDVQAGSSVSVLPASSLENSWSLSSALPDLKSVGSLSRIPSDGNTQTTWTTLQLAGNTVQPLSQSSVITTALSEQPTASKDTLNTRPVTTCINLSNVASSEVKPVEQVMVKMPSCQPVQVQSLISQPQPQSTNILPLHPPVQVIQVAQPFGSAINPSPANQNIILLQPPAPAPRPPVPKAPVGQQIVIIQATPNQNTLPIMTAQPTPSVVMPINATNPVICPSNPVQGTVIPQTFGGKHLVHILPRPTPVQPSSTTQQVPVSTAAPNQQPPTISLNGQLFALQPMNPSAGSSNQSPMQIIQPTTNEDPNTNVALNTFGALANLSQNISQMAGQNCLQLTLNPPAPATVSSSTIPGNCVSMSGSNMTPTVADTSSASSVTTKPLLVKSVSATPANAKPKKTIKKPTAKKGAKKDSTATSKPDSSCPEALKTQTNKDPQNEKEKVTVLAPHSTTEEKADVAVAQSIENVINSKTGEVLNCETSEGEAATSEQRRDERLPRQDSSVTQNEPRQTTEPECFKGLVETSSHPVNRETLQEALVTEVSQESNELTTGKNSDPAAASRPCQVEDSSTLTAADLLEAQILTDDPSEKSFPLKGDSKDLDSHRTLFRKVQAKEPTSVSETSPEPIITNPTVHIAPNQTNISEQDSGSNSSAISRQTDSPLSSSSASSRNFSVASMLPDTNRDDVVSGGASLGPPFNGCGFSEHNDIVAVAARVIFDQETLSKGRSRVQAEVIDSVPRNSEAEMLPPDCRLPFKPHMAKENISRLPPSSNSFSALDSSAHPCVDHLVTEKSNCSVVNSTSLSLHISTSQSQSVTSLSINNLIRSGGVNHSGNCAGALPTSEHMSMPPSTNPSVSSSTYDSQTEVTTVLSDYAHEQLHSMSSAVMQVSQTTVPQLKQTLDGRKESNKRSAHEDGLLSAAKRQKQCQTPIRLERLQPSDSVGETNEVLVSHVSSNSSSSSISVSSSVQSHSEGLSNLFTPNNNFVNSTLRQTDLRCSSQPSISEQSHMGNQHLQPLQSNQHQIPLHSNNPYLKQQQQQAGHLRDHHHLYQQQQQQVPHVERSIRSQSHNIQQQRMIQQDVQMQKKQNAVQGAQAARLSLHQKHLTEQNRHKSGQPNHQQLQQQQISSHFGSAQAEKTCENNAPSRGLHVTHPQGHVSQDILHQHQQDISRSQGSIVSSDHLSGHSQVQRLMTSRSLEQQMASQASVVPRPSNMTCAPHRQERNRVSSYSAEALIGKSTSNSEQRIGVSVPASRLSEHIEMRKYLDVSRNKVIPPHNLQGHMSIEHAINSESQRLPDCQTFKSGSLNQQQPASFEIQTSRNNEGGTNANIRGLQSQGYRSSQNPNSAMDRQKHLPYQTAQEVSIANTLSIRENENSCHQSFMQSLLAPHIGDQVVASQRSISSHQRTQYNSSSIEFTCPPTRESLHLRSEGQNRESCDLVMGQVNSRNNSLNIPFSSSSSSGDIQGRNTSPHISMQKSNSVQPSDGQAKNQLNIQVSINMHGVVHPPIPHQSISHGNGDQRQTVRQANPPIAQRSRHPLQEEPDSKTRQPERNRSGNQRHSNMFDSTLPHLPLAGPGSMILGRQQPVTEKRAGIVRFMPDGPQVSTDNPTPDQHTLTQNFGFPFIPEGTMNPPINPNASFIPPVTQTAATRTPALIPVDPQNTLPSFYPPYSPAHPSLSNDLTLPYFSNQMFPNPSTEKPNSNRFGSILSPPRPVGFSQATFPLLPEMPPMHMANPSHLSNFNLTSLFPEIATALPADGSAVSPLLSISHPSASDSSKQSSNRPAHNISHILGHDSSSAV; from the exons ATGCCGGAGATGACTCAGAATGCAAGTCCTACCAAATCCAAGCATAG GAAGAAAAACAGAGAGAGTCACAATGAGG TGGAGAGACATAGGAAGAAGAAAATAAACTCTGGGATCAATCGGATCGGGGACCTCATCCCCTGCTCTCCAGCACTTAAGCAG AGCAAAAATATGATTCTGGAACAGGCATTCAAGTACATCACAGAACTGAAGCGTCAGAACGATGAGCTGCTACTAAACGGAGGGAACAAGGAGCAAG CCACTGAAATCAAAAAACTGAGAAGAGAGCTGGCAGAGATCCAAAAGGAAAACGCTCGGTACATAGAATTATTGAAGAGCAATGACATCTGCTTATACGATGACCCGACGCTGAATtggaaaggaaatgcaaaaaactCGAAGGCTTCACTGATCGCTCCTGCCGACCAAGCTCCGAAACTTCCTCTCTGCCTAAACAGTAACCAACTGGGTTCTTCTAATCAAGGCACCACCATGCATGGCATCACCTTTAACATAGGTCATAACCTCCAAAAGCAAACGGCCAACGTTGTGCCAGTTCAGAGAGCATGCAACCTGGTGACGCCAATCACCATTGCTGGGGTGTACCCTTTGGACAAAACATTGCAACAAAATTCAGCAATGTCAACCACTGCAGGTCATGTTGAATCAAGTCTTCCTGTGACCACAACACAGAGCACAGTAAACCTCATCCTGTCCAAGGGCACAGAAGCCGTACATACTCCAAGCAGCTCTGCCAGTTCATTACCTCTTATGACTAGTACAGTGGGTACCATGACATATTCTTCCCAAGAAGGAAATGGTGCAAAATGTTCTATCGGGCAAATTGTTGACACAGTGCCCAAGACTGTTGTATCCATTAGCAGCAGTCTCCCATCACAAGTATCGCAAGCCAACGTGCCTGGAATAAATGTGCAGGCGTCTTCAGATGCTCATGAGAACACGTCTGGAGCTCAGCAATGTGTTGAATTTGGAAAGGTTGTAGAGAGAGAAAGTTTACCCATCGTTGATATTGGATCGAGCTTGGGGATTGCCATGAATCTGAGAGAAATAAATTCATCTGTAGATGTTCAGGCAGGTTCCAGTGTGTCCGTGCTGCCTGCGTCTTCTCTGGAGAACAGCTGGTCGCTGTCCTCTGCATTACCGGATCTGAAAAGTGTTGGGAGTCTGTCTCGAATCCCATCGGATGGAAATACTCAAACGACATGGACTACGTTGCAGCTTGCTGGAAACACCGTGCAGCCATTGAGTCAGTCCTCTGTTATTACTACAGCACTGAGCGAACAGCCAACCGCCTCCAAAGATACCTTGAATACCCGGCCAGTTACAACTTGCATAAACCTGAGCAATGTGGCCTCCTCTGAAGTCAAGCCTGTGGAGCAAGTAATGGTCAAAATGCCTTCTTGTCAGCCTGTACAAGTTCAGTCGCTCATAAGCCAGCCACAGCCACAAAGCACAAATAtccttccccttcatccacctGTGCAGGTAATACAGGTGGCTCAGCCATTTGGTTCTGCAATAAATCCATCACCAGCCAACCAGAACATTATATTACTTCAACCACCAGCACCTGCACCTCGCCCGCCTGTTCCTAAAGCCCCTGTGGGGCAGCAAATAGTTATAATCCAAGCGACCCCTAACCAAAACACACTCCCTATTATGACAGCTCAGCCAACCCCGTCTGTGGTTATGCCCATCAATGCAACCAATCCAGTCATATGCCCTTCAAACCCTGTACAAGGCACAGTAATACCACAGACATTTGGTGGTAAGCACCTTGTTCATATATTGCCCAGGCCTACCCCTGTTCAGCCATCTAGCACCACACAGCAAGTGCCTGTGTCCACAGCTGCACCAAACCAGCAGCCACCAACCATTTCCCTCAATGGACAATTATTTGCACTGCAGCCCATGAATCCTTCAGCTGGATCCTCCAACCAATCCCCTATGCAAATTATCCAGCCAACGACTAATGAAGATCCTAACACAAATGTAGCGCTTAACACCTTTGGTGCTTTGGCCAACCTCAGTCAGAACATATCTCAGATGGCGGGTCAGAATTGCCTGCAGTTAACTCTCAACCCCCCTGCACCAGCTACTGTAAGCTCCAGCACCATACCAGGCAACTGTGTTTCCATGTCTGGATCCAACATGACGCCCACAGTTGCTGACACATCTTCTGCTTCATCTGTAACAACCAAACCTTTATTGGTGAAATCTGTAAGTGCTACGCCAGCTAATGCAAAGCCAAAAAAGACAATCAAGAAACCTACAGCAAAAAAAGGAGCCAAAAAGGATTCCACTGCAACAAGTAAACCAGATTCATCTTGTCCAGAAGCTCTGAAAACTCAGACCAATAAGGACCCTCAGAATGAGAAGGAGAAAGTCACTGTCTTGGCACCGCATTCAACCACAGAGGAGAAGGCAGATGTGGCAGTAGCTCAGTCCatagaaaatgtaataaatagtAAAACTGGTGAAGTCCTAAATTGTGAAACCTCAGAAGGCGAAGCAGCAACATCAGAACAAAGACGTGATGAGCGATTGCCGAGACAAGACTCTTCTGTAACCCAGAACGAGCCCAGGCAGACTACAGAACCAGAGTGTTTTAAGGGGCTTGTAGAAACCAGCAGTCATCCTGTGAATAGGGAGACCCTTCAAGAGGCTCTCGTCACAGAGGTTTCTCAAGAGTCCAATGAATTGACCACTGGTAAAAATTCAGACCCAGCTGCAGCTTCCAGACCTTGCCAAGTAGAAGACTCTTCAACTCTAACTGCTGCTGACTTGTTGGAAGCACAGATATTGACCGATGACCCAAGCGAGAAatcattccctttaaagggagaCTCGAAGGATCTGGACAGTCACAGAACATTGTTCAGAAAAGTACAAGCAAAAGAGCCTACGTCAGTGAGTGAAACAAGCCCAGAACCTATTATTACCAACCCCACTGTTCACATTGCACCAAACCAGACCAATATCTCTGAGCAAGACAGTGGTAGCAACTCATCTGCCATCAGTCGACAGACTGACTCCCCCTTGTCCAGTAGTTCTGCTAGTAGCCGTAATTTCTCAGTGGCCTCCATGTTGCCAGATACCAACCGAGATGATGTGGTCAGCGGTGGGGCATCATTAGGGCCACCATTTAATGGGTGTGGATTTTCTGAGCACAATGATATAGTTGCAGTTGCCGCAAGAGTTATTTTTGACCAGGAAACTCTTTCGAAAGGAAGATCGAGGGTACAGGCAGAAGTTATAGACTCTGTTCCCAGGAATTCCGAAGCAGAAATGTTGCCTCCAGACTGTCGACTCCCTTTCAAGCCCCACATGGCCAAAGAAAACATTTCTCGACTTCCGCCTTCATCCAATTCTTTCAGTGCTCTGGACAGTAGCGCCCATCCTTGTGTCGATCATTTGGTAACTGAGAAAAGTAACTGTTCAGTTGTGAATTCCACCAGCCTGTCATTACACATTTCCACTTCTCAATCACAGAGTGTCACGAGTTTGAGCATAAATAATTTAATACGCTCTGGCGGTGTTAACCATTCGGGGAACTGTGCAGGTGCGTTGCCGACCTCTGAACACATGTCTATGCCGCCGTCCACCAATCCTtctgtgtcctccagcacttacGACAGTCAGACAGAGGTTACGACTGTTCTGTCGGACTATGCACATGAACAGCTACATTCGATGAGTTCAGCTGTTATGCAGGTGTCTCAGACTACGGTGCCCCAGCTAAAACAAACGCTAGATGGAAGAAAAGAGTCAAACAAACGTTCGGCTCATGAGGATGGGTTACTTTCTGCTGCCAAGAGACAAAAACAGTGTCAAACTCCTATTAGGCTTGAACGATTGCAGCCCTCAGACAGTGTTGGAGAGACCAATGAAGTATTGGTTAGCCATGTTTCGTCcaactcctcttcatcatcaaTATCTGTATCTAGTAGTGTCCAAAGCCACAGTGAGGGACTTTCTAATCTGTTCACTCCAAATAATAACTTTGTAAACTCGACTCTAAGACAAACTGATCTACGTTGCAGTTCACAGCCTTCTATATCCGAACAGAGTCATATGGGGAACCAACACCTTCAACCTTTGCAGTCAAACCAACATCAGATACCACTTCATAGTAACAATCCGTACTtaaagcaacagcagcaacaagcAGGACATTTGCGTGACCATCACCACTtgtatcagcagcagcagcaacaagtCCCACACGTGGAACGCTCCATCCGCTCTCAGTCTCATAACATTCAGCAACAAAGAATGATACAGCAGGATGTTCAGATGCAAAAGAAACAGAACGCTGTCCAAGGTGCTCAGGCCGCACGACTGTCTCTTCATCAGAAACATCTCACAGAGCAGAATCGGCATAAGAGCGGTCAACCCAATCATCAGCAGCTCCAGCAGCAGCAGATCTCCTCTCATTTTGGAAGCGCACAAGCAGAGAAAACATGTGAGAATAATGCACCCTCCCGGGGTCTCCATGTAACCCACCCACAAGGCCATGTGAGTCAGGATATACTTCATCAACATCAACAGGATATCAGCCGCTCGCAAGGATCTATTGTGTCCTCTGACCACTTATCAGGTCACAGCCAAGTCCAAAGACTTATGACCTCTAGGAGTTTAGAGCAGCAGATGGCTTCCCAAGCTAGTGTTGTTCCCCGGCCTTCAAACATGACGTGTGCACCTCACAGGCAGGAAAGGAACAGAGTTTCCAGTTACTCTGCTGAAGCTTTGATAGGCAAGAGCACTTCCAATTCAGAACAGAGAATTGGAGTGTCAGTCCCAGCTTCGAGGTTATCGGAGCACATCGAAATGCGGAAGTATCTGGACGTATCTAGAAACAAAGTGATACCACCCCATAACCTTCAGGGCCACATGTCCATTGAACATGCCATCAATTCAGAGTCTCAGAGGCTTCCCGACTGTCAGACCTTTAAGTCGGGAAGCCTAAATCAGCAGCAGCCAGCTTCCTTCGAAATTCAGACATCGAGAAACAATGAAGGTGGCACCAATGCCAATATCAGAGGATTGCAGTCACAAGGTTATAGGAGCAGCCAGAATCCTAATTCGGCAATGGATCGGCAAAAGCACCTTCCCTACCAAACAGCCCAAGAAGTGTCCATTGCAAATACCCTTTCCATTCGAGAGAATGAAAATTCTTGTCACCAAAGCTTTATGCAGAGTTTGTTAGCGCCTCATATCGGAGACCAAGTTGTGGCGAGTCAGAGGTCAATATCTAGTCATCAAAGGACGCAGTACAACTCCTCCAGCATTGAGTTCACTTGCCCCCCGACCCGTGAGTCTCTGCACCTCCGGAGTGAAGGACAGAACCGAGAAAGCTGTGACCTGGTGATGGGACAAGTGAACTCTAGGAACAATTCCTTAAATATTCCTTTCTCCAGTTCTTCCTCCTCTGGAGATATCCAGGGCCGGAATACAAGTCCTCACATTTCCATGCAAAAGTCTAATTCTGTCCAACCGTCTGATGGGCAGGCCAAGAACCAACTAAATATACAAGTTTCCATTAACATGCATGGAGTGGTCCATCCACCTATTCCTCATCAGTCTATTTCCCATGGAAATGGAGATCAGAGGCAAACAGTGAGGCAGGCTAATCCCCCAATAGCCCAGCGTTCTAGACATCCCTTACAAGAGGAACCTGATTCCAAAACTCGTCAACCTGAAAGAAACAGATCAGGGAACCAAAGACACAGCAATATGTTCGACTCCACCCTGCCTCACCTCCCACTCGCCGGCCCAGGTAGCATGATTCTTGGCCGTCAGCAGCCCGTTACAGAAAAGAGGGCCGGTATTGTCCGCTTTATGCCTGATGGCCCTCAGGTGTCCACTGACAATCCAACTCCTGACCAACATACACTCACCCAGAATTTCGGCTTCCCATTCATCCCAGAGGGTACAATGAACCCACCGATTAACCCAAATGCATCTTTCATTCCTCCTGTTACGCAGACGGCGGCCACACGGACACCGGCCCTTATACCTGTAGATCCACAGAACACGTTACCTTCTTTTTACCCTCCATATTCACCGGCTCACCCGAGTTTGTCCAATGACCTCACCCTACCTTATTTCTCCAACCAGATGTTTCCTAATCCCAGCACCGAAAAGCCCAACAGCAATAGGTTTGGCTCCATATTGTCCCCGCCGAGGCCTGTCGGCTTCTCACAAGCCACATTCCCTCTACTCCCAGAAATGCCCCCAATGCACATGGCCAACCCCTCGCACTTGTCCAACTTCAACTTGACCTCCCTCTTTCCAGAAATTGCCACGGCTCTCCCTGCTGATGGCTCAGCGGTGTCTCCCTTACTTTCCATTTCGCACCCTTCTGCTTCCGACTCTTCCAAGCAGTCTTCAAACCGTCCAGCACACAATATAAGCCATATATTGGGACACGACTCTAGTTCAGCGGTGTAA